The following proteins come from a genomic window of Phnomibacter ginsenosidimutans:
- a CDS encoding helix-turn-helix domain-containing protein, translating to MEPKSVENILATIGENLKKARESRDKSLRELASDCDIDHSAIAKIEKGQTNVTIKTLHVLAEALEIEFTVLLKGI from the coding sequence ATGGAGCCCAAAAGCGTTGAAAATATTTTAGCAACTATTGGTGAAAATCTAAAAAAGGCAAGAGAATCCAGGGATAAAAGCCTAAGAGAATTAGCATCCGATTGTGATATTGACCATAGTGCTATTGCAAAAATCGAAAAGGGGCAGACCAACGTAACAATTAAAACACTGCATGTTCTTGCAGAAGCGCTAGAAATAGAATTTACGGTTCTTTTAAAGGGTATATAG